A window from Podospora bellae-mahoneyi strain CBS 112042 chromosome 1 map unlocalized CBS112042p_1, whole genome shotgun sequence encodes these proteins:
- a CDS encoding uncharacterized protein (COG:O; EggNog:ENOG503NXJ7), giving the protein MAFIDPALVLQGVRIVARQATETVVSTALSSTINPSPTTDITNSPTDSPTVQPSLTSPTSSTSPEVTPSPSPQPSPGGNNSSPLLFFVALGFGVVFTNLWIIVGVKYCFRYNARNRQMRMNEDGEPINMENMPRPHRRRREKKLMTIDEVNEKFPMLKYKTWVASRAQEGLPTRGGVSSPSRPNSVRDAEGVISELPNKERMSTEERPTTSATAPAAETTAKRETAATPESTTAAAQTEKPGKHASKESTSSSIGGPQPRISTDRERDGGNDGVRDADAGTLHKASTQGAHDDDEEDDEHIDAAIPPECMGTSGDTCAICIDTLEDDDDVRGLTCGHAFHAVCLDPWLTSRRACCPLCKADYYTPKPRPPGAESPDGATVIAISLVDSRSNRMNMPNRPRRTFFGLLGSDNRSEREMYASNRHRHDNRTRSSRARDNRPGNRTRVPTSPAPVSESQASSGGWFSNMRTAISRLPRGRQQNTDSQTTPPASGANPAVTPSQLEAGVQRS; this is encoded by the exons ATGGCCTTCATTGATCCTGCCTTGGTGTTGCAAGGCGTTCGGATAGTTGCCAGACAAGCAACCGAGACCGTGGTATCGACCGCATTGTCATCAACAATCAACCCATCGCCCACCACGGACATCACCAACTCACCAACGGACTCGCCCACCGTCCAACCCTCTTTGACCTCTCCCACATCATCGACCTCACCCGAAGTGACTCCGAGTCCGTCTCCGCAGCCATCGCCGGGAGGTAACAATTCCTCGCCGTTGCTGTTTTTTGTAGCGCTGGGCTTTGGTGTCGTCTTCACCAATCTCTG GATTATCGTTGGGGTCAAGTACTGCTTCAGATACAATGCCCGTAACCGTCAAATGCGGATGAATGAAGATGGCGAACCAATCAACATGGAGAACATGCCTCGCCCGCATCGTCGTCGGCGCGAAAAGAAATTGATGACCATCGATGAGGTCAACGAAAAATTTCCGATGCTCAAGTACAAGACGTGGGTTGCAAGCCGAGCGCAAGAAGGACTACCTACCCGCGGCGGTGTTTCAAGCCCCAGTCGCCCAAACAGTGTCCGCGATGCCGAAGGTGTGATTTCCGAGCTTCCTAATAAGGAGCGCATGTCTACCGAGGAGCGACCAACAACGAGCGCAACcgcaccagcagcagaaacGACAGCGAAAAGGGAAACGGCCGCAACTCCCGAGTCAACGACGGCGGCTGCCCAGACCGAGAAGCCCGGAAAACATGCTTCAAAGGAAAGCACCTCGAGTTCGATAGGTGGGCCTCAGCCAAGGATATCCACGGATAGGGAACGGGATGGGGGCAATGATGGAGTTCGGGATGCTGATGCCGGAACTCTCCATAAAGCGTCGACCCAAGGCGCacatgatgacgatgaggaagatgatgagcaCATTGATGCTGCCATCCCACCCGAATGCATGGGGACCTCGGGAGACACGTGTGCTATTTGCATCGACACTctcgaagacgacgatgacgtGCGCGGCTTGACTTGTGGCCATGCTTTCCACGCTGTTTGCTTGGACCCGTGGCTCACGAGCAGGAGGGCATGCTGCCCATTGTGCAAGGCTGATTATTACACTCCCAAGCCACGACCTCCAGGCGCTGAGAGTCCCGACGGGGCCACGGTGATCGCCATCAGTCTCGTTGATTCGCGCTCGAACCGGATGAACATGCCCAATCGGCCACGGCGCACCTTCTTTGGTCTTCTGGGCTCTGACAACCGGAGCGAGAGAGAAATGTATGCCAGTAACAGACATAGGCATGATAACCGAACACGATCCTCCCGTGCTCGCGATAACAGGCCAGGGAACAGGACTCGTGTGCCAACGAGTCCTGCTCCAGTGTCGGAGAGCCAGGCTAGCAGCGGCGGTTGGTTCTCCAACATGAGAACAGCTATTTCGAGACTTCCAAGAGGGCGGCAGCAAAACACCGACAGCCAGACTACCCCACCAGCATCGGGGGCCAACCCGGCTGTGACACCATCCCAGCTTGAAGCTGGAGTACAGAGATCATGA
- a CDS encoding uncharacterized protein (EggNog:ENOG503Q4JK; COG:S), with protein MSSIGPQLPPHLQKRKREPEDDGLPASPPPKVSRRANDDEIPLDDDSDDGFGPGAPPPTKPSIGPSLPPSENPSNPLNPSVAKPSIGPSRPPVGPTLPPTNNDEIPLDDSDSDSPGPALPPSSKPSPPPRRVLGPAPPPAPLSTRPTTNPDSDSDSDDDYCPALPDSVPSRPTPQGSSLPAYTEPEAAPKRDSWMIAPPTETSYRAPDPTKLKARKFNTGPRAVTESKSSSGVSSIWTETPEEKRRRLANAVLGRDDPSNTPQQPIGPSAGPSKRTAEDEARIKSYTEQTRGKSLVEQHQARKAERKAKSGSGKEEEEEDDPSKRAFSWEKDMKVGGVVSGKQKRELLNKAANFGGRFQKGSYL; from the coding sequence ATGTCTTCCATCGGACCCCAGTTACCACCACATCTTCAAAAGCGCAAGCGCGAACCAGAAGACGACGGCCTCccagcatctcctccacccaaaGTCTCGCGACGTGCCAACGATGATGAAATACCCCTAGATGACGACTCCGACGATGGGTTTGGTCCCGgcgcaccacctcccacaaAGCCATCAATAGGACCGTCGCTCCCTCCATCAGAAAACCCATCAAATCCACTCAATCCCAGCGTCGCAAAGCCATCCATCGGTCCCTCCCGTCCACCAGTAGgaccaaccctcccaccaacaaaCAACGACGAGATCCCCCTCGACGACTCCGATTCCGACTCCCCAGGCCCAGCcctcccaccctcatcaaaaccatcccctccaccccgccGAGTCCTCGGccccgctcctcccccagcaccccTCTCAACTcgcccaaccaccaaccccgatTCCGACTCGGACTCAGACGACGACTACtgccccgccctccccgaCTCCGTCCCCTCCCGCCCAACCCCCCAGGGTTCCTCCCTACCTGCCTACACGGAACCGGAAGCGGCCCCCAAACGCGACTCCTGGATGATAGCCCCTCCAACAGAAACCTCTTACCGCGCCCCAGACCCAACCAAGCTCAAAGCCCGCAAATTCAACACGGGCCCCCGCGCCGTCACAGAATCCAAGTCTTCCTCCGGGGTATCCTCAATATGGACCGAGACCCCTGAGGAAAAGCGTCGTCGCCTCGCCAATGCCGTGCTAGGTAGAGACGACCCATCCAAcacccctcaacaacccatcGGTCCATCAGCCGGGCCGTCAAAACGGACGGCGGAGGATGAAGCCAGAATCAAGTCTTATACCGAGCAAACGAGGGGTAAGAGTTTGGTGGAGCAGCACCAGGCTAGGAAGGCTGAAAGAAAGGCAaagagtgggagtgggaaggaagaggaggaagaggatgacccGAGCAAGAGGGCTTTTAGCTGGGAGAAGGACATGAaggttggtggggtggtgagcggGAAGCAGAAGAGGGAGTTGTTGAACAAGGCGGCGaattttggggggaggtttcAGAAGGGGAGTTACCTCTGA
- a CDS encoding uncharacterized protein (EggNog:ENOG503NYVN; COG:S), which translates to MSITSEEEVEEDAPPLSDSPSHNDSSDSNNGSGSLHQHHNHNHDHNNGSTSPSATSHPGSDYEGEYLSESDLSEEDDDDEDDGNPNSFPPAAPFSQHTFAPPFYGRPPTPLPPSPSLTSLLRPSRPTTPDASDDEHAEPLPRARPKVPTYEYYGFVLYLFSSLLFLFYLLWSYLPSPFLHALGIYYYPNRWWSLAVPSFIVMLLVYIYVALAAYNVEILTLPMGSIETVVDEAAQVAVVDSRGRIRAVGKRGRDRGEGHRRKGSGRSNRDEEGGGGQHGGLDWREVWNEGTDAVMDVPLAGVCEVLYGYGGEEEGDGDVITRV; encoded by the coding sequence ATGTCGATAACAtccgaagaagaagtcgaAGAGGACGCGCCTCCCCTCTCCGACTCACCCTCCCACAACGACTCTTCCGACTCCAACAACGGCAGCGGCAGtctacatcaacaccacaaccacaatcaCGACCACAACAATggctcaacctccccctccgccacctcccacccaggCTCCGACTACGAAGGCGAATATCTCTCCGAGTCAGACCTatcagaagaagacgacgacgacgaagacgacggcaACCCAAATTCTTTCCCCCCTGCGGCCCCCTTTTCGCAACACACCTTCGCGCCCCCGTTCTACGGCCGTCCGCCAACACCCCtacccccatctccctctttAACATCCCTGTTGCGACCCTCcagaccaacaacccccGACGCCTCGGACGACGAACACGCCGAACCACTACCTAGGGCGAGGCCAAAAGTGCCGACGTATGAATACTACGGCTTCGTGCTGTATCTCTTCTCCAGCCTCCTGTTCCTCTTTTACCTGCTCTGGAGCTACCTCCCGTCGCCGTTTCTGCACGCGTTGGGGATATACTACTACCCTAAccggtggtggtcgttggCGGTGCCCAGTTTTATCGTCATGTTGCTGGTGTATATATACGTGGCGTTGGCGGCGTATAATGTGGAGATATTGACGCTGCCGATGGGGAGCATAGAGACCGTGGTTGATGAGGCGGCGCAGGTGGCGGTTGTGGATAGTCGGGGGAGGATAAGGGCTGTTGGGAagcgggggagggataggggggaggggcataGGAGGAAGGGGTCGGGGAGGAGTAAtagggatgaggaggggggaggggggcagcatggggggttggattgGAGGGAGGTTTGGAATGAGGGGACGGATGCGGTGATGGATGTGCCGTTGGCGGGGGTTTGTGAGGTGCTTTACGGgtatgggggggaggaagaaggggatggggatgttaTTACGAGGGTTTAA
- the VPS8 gene encoding Vacuolar protein sorting-associated protein 8 (COG:U; BUSCO:EOG09260EOI; EggNog:ENOG503NU9R), translating into MSSSQAQGSNGPGDNMADIPELAPEADDHRLGSSSSDEETIRGERDEDYVADAAILEEEEENRPTDVPIPTVEVDTSASIPNHYRGIVGASQEAASEDGSTDAVPRLAASPIGSNLSIPDDTPSAQGSIVSSIGSSVLPSFARRPGMSPTPSFRPFDQRFQSRIASPHLSSPRPSSPAFLAGHSRTVSVSSQFLLDSGETETPSPPWEVVRWTKLRKLNSQAFSEAGKRNFGTPTCLAVTANIVMGTSKGIILVFDYNQNLKLIIGPGTKAVESGPITSIAISADHSTIAGGHSNGNIFTWDTTRAARPFLSIPHLDSTQVQRRTADGHVSNVAITHLGFLGTRHTALVSADDRGMAFSHLATRGTGALGRTVKTTRILGRYPDSKPPVGKSLKPSTVLGFSSCPLGNVEMATDGMGLTAMLTPYLLVIVSTTPIAQTQHKSARPKEVAAHSAMTGCLAWFPAVKLKVPDPVTGSQISKVKLVYCWSNVLTVLDVDEIPEDDKEKLPSLKFRARSRWTCEESIAAVQWLSRSVLTVLTISQRLIVLEDRSMRMTEAFDLMGKHIYHADLFSKQLNPLVEQLDEDDDSMHGVVADAFYMSFKAYKSRLFLLGFNDVSIGALSNWADRLIALMESGDYVGAIQLATSYYTGDANKLTVGLPEDAKLRHSMVQDKLMEIMSASLKYAFGQRQKRKDSVTDAHLQELAETCFVACQSVGDEDFVFDEMWEWYEDAEVEGIFLETLEPYILDGSITTVPPVVVKGMITHFVSKGLESRLEELICHLNTATLDLDQITLLCKQHSLYDALLYVWNQALQDFITPLLDLLALLVPLMQNGRYSGSANPIEDDIYGVNALKIFPYLSYVLTGRVYPTGEALSEEIAQRAKAELYWLLFSGKSITWPKGSNKRLLTKPSQSQEPSFPYLRLILNFDAPSFLSALNEAFEDSFLNDSPEKQAATGSRPRDLPEEQIFGLTVDRQYIVSILMEIMNSTDYETTDTIYLDMFIARNLPKYPQYLLFPGSTLTKVLAGLCKFPGRDLAEDAQLSAEYLLSIYHPPDVNDLISLFKEAGFYRILKRIYKNDKQYGKLIETYFDDPEDQEAVFSCIEVCLRPQAGLTRRQVQDVHQVIKRHAAQFVEIDPPMAAKTIAKVAPELHHDVLQASGEQPGLQYSYLKAILEPQTEQRRTGSPDRDLVEQYLRLMCRFDSAHVSDYVGLVQSTNLRLENLLPTMEETGVIDAAVILMAKEGQAQEAMGRLVKHLGTLESALQGLLAGSEPESNTEQLHQSVEELMEALRRYILVGIWLCQGQTETVREANAGRRRQKPTLDDALSSDEALWLDLIDIAVWITKQISTALRLSRAEAPSENEKPNLPLGDNDKITTLLRSLVQNTFTALLTCTSTPSPSSTTTAGMGSNLSFLRILRAFLTRAAASSPNLADLRSVLSSIFAAYAYEESILRLSNRLLERSLFVSVHEAVVLRQRGWRPRGSTCEACSRRVWGPGVAGNVFEAWEEKQVVEEKKRKLRKALMSPNGDVGEDGTGGDEEEAYVGKGKGKGKAPSPRLRQEDGAVGDGDVQTAQDPREGRSDEAGAPRRREQPPLGPLVLLACRHIYHKSCLEELLAKDGQVKENEYRCPIDG; encoded by the exons ATGAGTTCGAGTCAAGCACAGGGCAGCAATGGCCCGGGAGACAATATGGCCGACATCCCAGAACTGGCCCCAGAAGCAGATGATCACAGGCTAGGGTCGAGCTCTAGCGATGAGGAGACAATAAGAGGGGAGCGTGACGAAGACTATGTTGCTGATGCCGCCATactggaggaagaggaagagaaccGGCCAACTGACGTTCCAATACCCACTGTCGAGGTCGATACCTCTGCTTCCATACCCAACCACTATCGTGGAATTGTTGGAGCTTCACAGGAGGCTGCTTCGGAAGATGGGTCGACCGATGCTGTACCACGGTTGGCGGCAAGCCCTATAGGTTCCAACCTTTCAATTCCAGATGATACTCCGTCTGCTCAG GGCTCCATCGTTTCCTCGATAGGTAGCAGTGTCTTGCCCTCCTTCGCTCGCCGACCTGGTATGAGCCCAACGCCATCTTTCAGGCCGTTTGACCAGAGATTCCAATCTCGTATTGCCTCGCCACACCTAAGCTCTCCCCGACCGTCCTCACCTGCCTTTCTTGCTGGACATAGCCGAACAGTGTCTGTGAGCAGTCAGTTTCTACTCGATTCGGGTGAAACAGAGACGCCGTCTCCGCCATGGGAGGTTGTGAGGTGGACGAAGCTGAGAAAGCTAAATAGCCAGGCTTTCTCAGAGGCAGGAAAGAGAAATTTTGGAACTCCGACCTGTCTTGCCGTCACAGCAAATATCGTGATGGGGACATCAAAGGGCATAATCCTGGTTTTTGACTATAACCAAAATCTCAAGTTGATCATTGGTCCCGGAACAAAAG CTGTTGAGTCGGGTCCTATCACATCGATTGCCATTTCGGCAGACCATAGCACTATAGCTGGTGGACACTCTAACGGCAATATCTTTACCTGGGACACCACCCGAGCGGCGAGACCGTTTCTTAGCATACCCCATCTGGACTCAACACAAGTCCAACGCAGAACGGCCGACGGTCATGTCTCCAATGTTGCTATCACTCACTTAGGATTTCTCGGAACACGCCACACAGCACTCGTTTCGGCCGACGACAGAGGAATGGCCTTTTCACATCTCGCAACGCGGGGCACAGGAGCACTGGGAAGGACAGTGAAGACCACTCGCATTCTCGGGCGCTATCCAGACTCAAAACCACCTGTTGGAAAATCCCTCAAGCCCAGCACTGTACTAGGGTTTTCCTCATGTCCCCTTGGTAACGTCGAGATGGCTACTGACGGTATGGGCCTCACGGCGATGCTCACCCCCTATTTGCTCGTCATTGTCTCCACAACCCCTATCGCGCAAACGCAACACAAATCCGCCCGTCCAAAGGAGGTTGCAGCACACAGTGCCATGACCGGGTGCCTAGCTTGGTTTCCAGCTGTGAAGCTGAAGGTGCCGGACCCTGTTACTGGAAGTCAAATTTCCAAAGTGAAATTGGTGTACTGCTGGTCAAATGTCCTCACTGTACTAGATGTGGATGAAATACCAGAAGACGACAAAGAAAAACTCCCAAGTCTCAAGTTCAGAGCACGGAGCCGATGGACGTGTGAGGAATCGATCGCGGCTGTCCAATGGCTCAGCAGATCAGTTCTGACGGTTCTCACGATATCCCAACGGCTGATCGTGCTCGAAGATCGAAGCATGCGCATGACGGAGGCTTTTGACTTGATGGGCAAGCACATCTATCATGCAGATCTTTTTTCAAAACAGCTGAACCCACTGGTGGAACAgctggatgaagatgacgactCGATGCATGGTGTCGTTGCTGACGCGTTCTACATGAGTTTTAAGGCGTATAAAAGCCGCCTGTTTCTCCTGGGATTCAATGATGTTTCGATAGGCGCTCTGTCCAACTGGGCTGATCGCTTGATCGCGTTGATGGAATCTGGGGACTATGTGGGGGCCATCCAACTTGCCACGTCCTACTACACAGGTGATGCTAATAAGCTCACCGTCGGACTTCCAGAAGATGCAAAACTCAGGCACTCTATGGTCCAGGACAAGCTGATGGAAATCATGAGCGCCTCGCTCAAGTATGCATTTGGGCAGAGACAGAAGCGGAAAGACAGCGTTACAGACGCTCATTTGCAAGAGCTGGCCGAAACCTGTTTTGTGGCTTGCCAAAGCGTCGGGGACGAGGACTTTGTCTTTGACGAGATGTGGGAATGGTACGAAGATGCCGAGGTCGAAGGCATTTTCCTTGAGACTTTGGAGCCATACATCCTCGATGGATCTATTACGACGGTCCCTCCAGTTGTGGTCAAAGGCATGATCACCCACTTTGTGAGCAAAGGGCTCGAAAGCCGCCTGGAGGAACTGATATGTCATCTGAACACCGCGACTCTCGATTTGGACCAAATCACCCTGCTTTGCAAACAACACAGCCTTTACGACGCCCTCCTATATGTCTGGAATCAAGCCCTTCAAGATTTCATTACGCCCCTCCTCGATTTGCTGGCTTTATTGGTACCATTGATGCAAAACGGCCGATATTCAGGCTCAGCAAACCCGATCGAGGATGATATTTATGGGGTCAATGCCCTCAAGATCTTCCCATATCTTTCATATGTCCTCACGGGACGGGTGTACCCGACTGGTGAGGCCCTGTCAGAAGAAATCGCGCAGAGGGCAAAGGCTGAGCTTTATTGGCTTCTCTTTTCTGGCAAAAGCATTACCTGGCCTAAGGGCAGCAACAAGCGACTCCTCACGAAGCCTTCTCAGTCGCAGGAGCCGTCGTTTCCCTACCTACGATTGATCCTTAACTTTGATGCGCCCAGCTTTCTGAGTGCCCTCAATGAAGCGTTTGAAGATTCCTTCCTCAACGATTCGCCCGAGAAGCAGGCGGCAACCGGCAGCCGACCACGAGATCTACCAGAAGAGCAAATCTTCGGGTTGACTGTAGACAGACAGTACATTGTCTCCATCCTAATGGAGATCATGAACTCGACCGACTACGAAACGACCGACACGATCTACCTTGACATGTTTATTGCGAGAAACCTCCCCAAATACCCACAATATCTGCTGTTTCCAGGCTCAACTCTTACTAAAGTGCTCGCGGGACTCTGCAAGTTTCCCGGCCGAGACCTGGCTGAGGATGCTCAGCTGAGTGCGGAATACCTGCTTTCGATATACCATCCACCAGATGTCAATGACTTGATTTCCCTTTTCAAGGAAGCTGGATTCTATCGCATTTTGAAGCGCATCTACAAGAACGACAAGCAATATGGGAAGCTCATTGAGACTTATTTTGACGACCCtgaagaccaagaagctgtGTTTAGCTGCATTGAGGTCTGCTTACGACCGCAAGCGGGCCTTACACGGCGGCAAGTACAGGATGTTCACCAAGTCATCAAACGGCACGCGGCTCAGTTTGTCGAGATCGACCCTCCCATGGCAGCCAAAACCATTGCAAAGGTTGCGCCTGAGCTGCATCATGATGTCCTTCAAGCATCTGGTGAGCAACCGGGACTGCAATATTCGTATCTCAAGGCCATCCTGGAGCCACAGACTGAACAACGTCGTACTGGGTCACCAGATCGGGATTTGGTTGAGCAGTATCTGCGGCTGATGTGTAGGTTTGATTCAGCACATGTGTCTGACTATGTTGGGCTGGTTCAGTCTACCAATCTACGGCTTGAAAACTTGCTTCCAACGATGGAGGAGACAGGCGTGATTGATGCGGCTGTCATACTTATGGCCAAGGAAGGTCAGGCTCAGGAGGCAATGGGTCGGTTGGTTAAGCACCTCGGAACACTAGAATCTGCTCTCCAGGGTCTGCTTGCAGGTTCTGAACCTGAATCGAACACTGAGCAGCTTCATCAGTCTGTCGAGGAGCTAATGGAGGCCTTGAGGAGGTACATCCTAGTCGGCATCTGGCTCTGCCAGGGACAGACGGAGACTGTGCGGGAAGCCAATGCTGGTCGTCGACGGCAGAAGCCTACTCTTGACGATGCACTGTCTTCTGATGAAGCTCTCTGGCTTGATCTAATTGATATCGCGGTGTGGATCACCAAGCAGATCTCTACGGCCCTCCGGTTGTCTCGGGCAGAAGCTCCCTCCGAGAACGAGAAGCCCAATCTACCATTAGGCGATAACGACAAAATCACCACTCTTCTCCGCTCTCTGGTGCAAAACACTTTTACCGCACTGCTCACATGTacttcaaccccatcaccttCCTCGACCACAACTGCCGGCATGGGAAGCAACCTGTCCTTTCTCCGAATCCTCAGGGCGTTCCTCACACGTGCGgctgcctcctctcccaacttGGCCGACCTTCGCTCCGTCTTGTCGTCCATTTTTGCGGCGTATGCGTATGAAGAGTCGATCCTGCGGCTGTCCAACCGGCTTCTTGAGCGGAGTTTGTTCGTCAGTGTCCACGAGGCGGTCGTGCTCCGGCAGCGAGGATGGCGACCACGAGGCTCAACCTGCGAGGCTTGCAGTCGGAGAGTGTGGGGTCCGGGGGTGGCTGGAAATGTGTTTGAAGcttgggaggagaagcaagtggtggaagagaagaagaggaaattGAGAAAGGCCCTGATGTCACCGAATGGTGATGTCGGTGAGGATGGGACAggtggtgacgaggaagaggcttATGTTGGCAAGGgcaaagggaaaggaaaggcaCCTAGTCCCAGGTTAAGACAGGAAGATGGGGCGgtcggtgatggcgatgttCAGACAGCTCAGGATCCCCGAGAGGGACGGTCTGATGAGGCTGGGGCTCctaggaggagggagcagcCACCGTTGGGGCCGTTGGTCTTGCTTGCGTGTAGACATATTTACCACAAGAGCTgcttggaggagctgttggcgAAGGATGGGCAGGTAAAGGAAAATGAGTATAGATGTCCTATTGACGGGTAG